In the Paenibacillus sp. FSL H7-0357 genome, one interval contains:
- a CDS encoding S8 family serine peptidase produces MKQPLRHSIQRFGIGAASFSLAASLLFPVSAFANSSLESSSGLSAQTTLEQAQKVIPQNYAGVTAGSAPVTVIVELTHKPVNVYESEAKTSAARSSTSQRSKILTEHNSFKTAARQLGAAIENEYSDIFNGYSVTLPGNQVDKLLKLPGVAAIYPNEEVHALADSTDTATLPATRSYSDTGELIGADKLHEQGYTGKGVQVAVVDTGIDYKHPLLKDNYKGGYDAVDKDNDPYETEPDPTKPPKGTRSYDTSHGTHVSGTILDIAPEADLYVYRVLGPYGSGTTADVIAGIERAVQDGADVINLSLGSSMNQSYSADSIAIDNAVKSGVDVIIAAGNAGPDESTLGSPGGAQLALTVGASTIPVTIPFFDIGNLKGIPGLISTYSPELTEDISDLTIVYAGLGTEADFANVDVTGKAVLVDRGQINFGAKSLNAKAAGAKVLLIANNTTGELNATLGAPGDYIPTFGINQENGKKIKDELNASRNSISYVPVAEKNQLADFSSTGPGLPDYLLKPDVVAPGVSINSTVPIWESTDETYDNAFGLKQGTSMATPHVVGAVALLLGKYPDLAPDQIKSLLMNNADPIFARGGSSYSLYQQGAGLINLVKSVEAGSIAKVGEIFYSGLPGSAEIPYYAGSLSFGLQPKGASVTKAVYVENFKDSGKSYNLSLEWLTNKPSDISVSTAPNVITSGSGDSSYIPVVLGVSATAQDGAYEGILKLTSGAEVLRLPLNVLVGDKFNLDPVNQLSLDDAEISPNGDGLFDKTGFYFSVNKDLQNIRFAVTAQDAPATVIGDVYSAQGTIYRGAHEFLDWGGTVTDPATSKVSVLPDGHYNITPVLQGNIWLTDQAIPFTVDTEKPLSSGYAVEEYELESPDDARVANISATIDSDLLADLISTSRPVSSLFSVYALAEDENGEVSAYPGVIAPDGYFEIDVPVNEGVNDYIVYVTDALGNGAAEEDYSQHLVYNTNGGVLVAPKLSAQTIETGQTVTVDVYFSATDAVYGVNGAGVNIVYDEKLAAPLITPSVQLATYQEQKFPGVPLLQTDTTTPSADGLKLTSYAVQLEGGAYSGTGSLVQFTFTPKTAGIYSFELNDLLTWNEKKQDNVPSSYSTVTVTVNDPVKPTDPETPTNPETPTNPETPTNPGSPANPGSPASTPAPAAGTSLKSGQLVEKADPAGGKPTAVLSISEAALTAALQNASETAVSLDLGDVDFAKYGQVSFTLTAAQAEKLKTSAKALSLTGTGFTLLVPAATLPGFISGSGLTLSLSLAEGADTGTLAGSTTAIDLSSATLILKNGWTTGKPVILQLALNKDGLKDVRKTAAYQQNADGKWAYLQAGTLPKEGVLQFTITADGTYSTAVRNISFKDIGAHWAKEDIEILAAHGIVAGKGTDGSFKPSDTLSRAELLTLFDRLLGKGDTWSSRSKESGSREVLTREEAAIIVAEALGADKTSSTALTFKDTSKISGAAKGAISFAVAKGYLKGVGANTFNPGGTLTRAQAASILQRVLEDLRS; encoded by the coding sequence TTGAAACAACCATTAAGGCATTCTATTCAAAGATTTGGTATTGGCGCAGCAAGTTTCAGCTTGGCCGCTTCTCTATTGTTTCCCGTTTCCGCCTTTGCGAACTCATCCCTTGAGTCATCCTCAGGGCTATCTGCCCAAACAACCCTAGAACAGGCCCAGAAGGTGATCCCGCAAAATTATGCGGGAGTAACTGCCGGATCAGCTCCTGTTACAGTGATTGTTGAACTGACCCATAAGCCGGTCAATGTATACGAGAGTGAAGCCAAAACCTCGGCTGCGCGTTCCTCCACCTCTCAACGAAGCAAAATCCTTACCGAACACAACTCTTTCAAAACTGCAGCAAGACAGCTCGGAGCTGCTATTGAAAATGAATACAGCGACATATTTAACGGATATTCAGTGACTTTGCCGGGAAATCAGGTCGACAAACTGCTCAAGCTGCCTGGAGTGGCGGCTATCTATCCGAATGAGGAAGTCCACGCGCTTGCAGACAGCACTGACACTGCCACTCTTCCGGCAACTCGCAGCTACTCTGATACCGGAGAACTGATTGGAGCAGACAAGCTTCACGAGCAGGGTTATACCGGCAAAGGCGTTCAGGTTGCCGTTGTTGATACCGGTATTGATTATAAGCACCCGCTCCTGAAGGATAATTATAAGGGCGGCTATGATGCGGTGGATAAGGATAACGATCCATACGAAACAGAGCCCGATCCCACCAAACCGCCCAAAGGCACCCGCTCTTACGATACCTCGCATGGTACACATGTATCGGGCACCATTCTCGATATAGCGCCTGAAGCGGATTTATATGTGTATCGTGTGCTTGGTCCATATGGCAGCGGCACAACAGCAGATGTCATCGCCGGCATCGAACGCGCCGTTCAGGACGGTGCGGATGTCATCAATCTTTCACTGGGCTCAAGCATGAACCAAAGTTATTCCGCCGATTCGATTGCGATTGACAATGCCGTGAAATCCGGTGTAGATGTCATTATTGCTGCCGGTAACGCCGGTCCTGACGAATCGACGCTGGGCTCCCCTGGCGGCGCACAGCTGGCGCTTACGGTCGGCGCCTCTACTATTCCGGTCACCATTCCTTTCTTTGATATTGGTAATCTCAAAGGTATCCCCGGCCTGATTTCCACATACTCCCCGGAGTTGACTGAAGATATCTCGGACTTGACGATCGTTTATGCCGGCCTGGGCACTGAGGCTGACTTCGCAAATGTCGATGTTACCGGCAAGGCAGTACTAGTGGACCGCGGACAGATCAACTTCGGCGCGAAATCGCTGAATGCCAAAGCTGCCGGTGCCAAGGTTCTATTGATTGCCAACAATACCACCGGTGAATTGAACGCCACTTTAGGAGCACCCGGAGACTATATTCCTACTTTCGGCATCAATCAGGAGAACGGCAAAAAGATCAAGGATGAGCTGAACGCGAGCAGAAATTCAATCAGCTATGTTCCCGTAGCGGAAAAGAATCAGCTGGCCGATTTCAGCTCTACCGGCCCCGGACTGCCAGACTATTTGCTGAAGCCGGATGTGGTTGCTCCCGGTGTAAGCATTAATTCCACCGTACCTATTTGGGAGAGCACGGACGAGACGTATGATAACGCCTTCGGTCTGAAGCAAGGAACAAGTATGGCAACTCCGCATGTGGTTGGAGCTGTTGCCCTGTTATTGGGCAAATACCCGGATCTTGCACCTGACCAGATCAAATCCCTGCTGATGAATAATGCTGATCCTATATTTGCCCGGGGCGGCAGCTCTTATTCCCTCTATCAGCAAGGAGCAGGTTTAATCAATCTGGTGAAATCAGTTGAAGCAGGCTCTATCGCCAAGGTAGGAGAGATTTTTTACAGCGGCCTTCCAGGCTCTGCCGAAATTCCATATTATGCGGGTTCCCTGTCCTTCGGCCTGCAGCCGAAAGGTGCAAGCGTGACGAAAGCCGTCTATGTGGAAAACTTTAAGGACAGCGGAAAGAGCTATAATCTTTCTCTTGAATGGCTGACCAACAAGCCTAGTGACATCTCGGTGTCCACAGCACCTAATGTCATTACCTCCGGAAGCGGAGACAGCAGTTATATTCCCGTTGTGCTGGGCGTTTCCGCAACAGCACAGGACGGAGCCTATGAAGGCATTCTGAAGCTTACCTCCGGAGCCGAGGTTCTGCGTCTACCGCTCAACGTTCTGGTAGGCGACAAATTCAATCTGGATCCAGTAAACCAGCTCAGCCTGGATGATGCCGAAATTTCACCAAACGGAGACGGACTGTTCGATAAGACAGGCTTCTACTTCTCGGTAAACAAAGATCTGCAGAATATCCGGTTTGCCGTAACGGCCCAAGATGCACCGGCTACGGTAATCGGTGATGTGTATTCCGCCCAAGGGACCATCTACCGGGGAGCGCATGAATTCCTGGATTGGGGCGGAACGGTAACAGATCCTGCAACCTCTAAAGTAAGTGTGCTGCCGGATGGACACTACAATATCACGCCTGTTCTGCAAGGCAACATTTGGCTTACTGATCAAGCCATTCCATTCACAGTAGATACTGAGAAGCCGCTCTCTTCCGGATATGCAGTCGAGGAATATGAGCTGGAGTCACCTGATGATGCAAGAGTGGCCAATATTAGTGCAACCATTGACTCTGACCTTTTGGCCGATCTGATTTCCACCTCCAGACCTGTGTCTTCTCTCTTCAGCGTGTATGCACTTGCCGAAGATGAAAACGGAGAAGTATCAGCCTACCCAGGAGTTATCGCCCCTGACGGTTACTTCGAAATTGATGTGCCGGTCAATGAAGGCGTTAATGATTACATTGTTTATGTGACTGATGCCCTGGGCAATGGTGCTGCTGAAGAGGATTACAGCCAGCATCTGGTATACAACACCAATGGCGGTGTTCTTGTTGCTCCTAAACTCTCAGCACAGACCATCGAAACCGGTCAAACGGTTACGGTAGATGTGTATTTCTCGGCAACGGATGCGGTCTATGGTGTGAACGGCGCTGGAGTCAACATCGTCTACGATGAAAAGCTGGCTGCACCGTTAATTACACCGAGCGTACAGCTCGCTACGTACCAGGAGCAAAAGTTCCCGGGGGTTCCATTGTTACAAACGGATACGACTACCCCGTCTGCCGACGGACTGAAGTTGACATCTTATGCAGTTCAATTAGAAGGAGGAGCATATAGTGGTACCGGCTCACTGGTACAGTTCACCTTCACTCCAAAGACTGCCGGGATCTATTCCTTTGAATTGAATGATTTGCTTACCTGGAATGAGAAGAAACAGGATAACGTTCCGTCAAGCTATTCTACAGTGACGGTGACCGTTAACGATCCGGTTAAACCAACCGATCCGGAAACACCGACTAACCCGGAGACACCAACGAATCCGGAAACACCAACCAATCCGGGCTCACCAGCTAATCCGGGTTCACCTGCCTCTACACCGGCTCCGGCTGCCGGCACATCGCTTAAGTCCGGGCAGCTGGTAGAAAAGGCTGATCCTGCTGGCGGAAAGCCGACGGCTGTGCTCAGCATTTCCGAGGCGGCTTTGACTGCTGCCCTGCAAAATGCATCCGAAACAGCCGTTTCACTTGATCTCGGCGATGTGGATTTTGCGAAATATGGTCAAGTGAGCTTTACCCTTACCGCAGCTCAGGCTGAGAAGCTTAAGACTTCAGCCAAAGCGCTAAGTCTCACAGGTACTGGATTTACGCTGCTCGTTCCGGCAGCTACACTTCCCGGCTTCATTTCCGGCAGCGGGCTTACTCTCAGCCTTAGTCTTGCCGAAGGCGCCGATACGGGCACCCTGGCGGGAAGCACCACAGCCATTGACCTGAGCTCTGCTACTCTTATTCTCAAAAATGGCTGGACTACCGGAAAACCTGTGATTCTACAGCTTGCCCTCAATAAAGACGGTCTAAAGGATGTCCGCAAGACAGCGGCCTATCAGCAAAATGCTGACGGAAAATGGGCTTATCTGCAGGCAGGTACACTTCCTAAAGAAGGGGTGTTGCAATTTACCATTACCGCTGATGGTACCTACAGCACTGCCGTACGCAATATAAGCTTCAAAGATATCGGCGCACACTGGGCCAAGGAAGATATTGAAATTCTGGCCGCTCACGGTATCGTAGCCGGCAAAGGCACTGATGGCAGTTTCAAGCCATCCGATACCTTGAGCCGGGCCGAATTGTTGACACTCTTCGACCGCTTGCTTGGCAAGGGAGATACCTGGTCGTCCCGCAGCAAGGAGAGCGGATCTCGTGAGGTATTGACTCGTGAAGAAGCTGCAATCATTGTTGCAGAAGCTCTAGGTGCAGACAAAACTTCTAGCACTGCCTTAACCTTCAAGGACACAAGCAAGATCTCAGGCGCCGCCAAGGGTGCAATCTCCTTCGCGGTAGCCAAGGGCTACCTGAAAGGAGTAGGGGCCAACACCTTCAATCCTGGAGGCACCCTGACCCGCGCGCAAGCAGCATCCATTCTGCAACGAGTGCTTGAGGATCTGCGCTCTTAA
- the dnaJ gene encoding molecular chaperone DnaJ — protein sequence MADKRDYYEVLGLGRDASDEEVKKAYRKMARQYHPDVNKASDAEAKFKEVKEAYDVLSDGQQRARYDQYGHIDPNQGMGGGFGGGGDFGGLGDIFDMFFGGGGGRRDPNAPQRGGDLQYTMTIEFKEAVFGKETDITIPRTESCDTCFGSGAKPGTKPETCSVCHGSGQQEFVQNTPLGQMRNRRPCSHCSGTGKIIKEKCTTCGGQGKVKKQRKIHVRIPAGVDDGAQLRMTGEGEGGTRGGPAGDLYIVIRVKTHDFFVRENDDIMCEVPLTFAQAALGDEIEIPTLTEKVKLKIPAGTQTGTFFRLKGKGVPRLRGNGTGDQHVRVIVVTPSKLSEEQKDLLRQFASYNGENTHEQEQSFFDRVKRAFRGD from the coding sequence GTGGCAGACAAACGCGATTATTATGAGGTTCTGGGCCTCGGTAGAGATGCTTCAGACGAAGAAGTGAAAAAAGCGTACCGCAAAATGGCGCGCCAGTATCATCCGGACGTTAACAAAGCCAGTGACGCCGAGGCGAAATTCAAGGAAGTGAAGGAAGCCTATGACGTGCTGAGCGACGGCCAGCAACGGGCGCGTTATGACCAGTATGGTCATATTGATCCTAACCAGGGAATGGGCGGCGGCTTCGGCGGAGGTGGAGATTTCGGCGGACTCGGCGATATCTTTGATATGTTCTTCGGCGGCGGGGGCGGACGGCGTGATCCGAATGCTCCGCAGCGCGGCGGCGATTTGCAATACACGATGACCATTGAATTCAAGGAAGCGGTATTCGGTAAAGAAACCGACATTACCATTCCACGCACGGAGTCCTGTGATACCTGCTTCGGCTCCGGGGCTAAACCCGGCACCAAACCGGAGACCTGTTCCGTATGCCACGGCAGCGGCCAGCAGGAATTCGTGCAGAATACACCGCTGGGACAAATGCGCAACCGCCGTCCCTGCTCCCATTGCAGCGGCACAGGCAAGATCATTAAGGAAAAATGTACGACTTGCGGAGGTCAAGGCAAGGTCAAGAAGCAGCGTAAGATTCATGTGCGCATTCCGGCCGGTGTCGATGACGGCGCACAATTGCGCATGACCGGAGAAGGCGAAGGCGGCACACGCGGCGGCCCTGCCGGCGATTTGTACATTGTGATCCGCGTGAAGACCCATGATTTCTTCGTGCGTGAGAATGATGACATCATGTGCGAGGTTCCGCTTACGTTCGCTCAGGCAGCGCTTGGCGACGAGATCGAGATTCCTACTTTGACGGAAAAAGTAAAGCTTAAGATTCCTGCCGGAACACAGACCGGCACCTTCTTCCGTCTGAAGGGCAAAGGCGTGCCACGCCTGCGCGGCAACGGAACAGGCGACCAGCATGTCCGTGTCATCGTAGTCACTCCAAGCAAGCTAAGTGAAGAGCAGAAGGATCTGCTCCGCCAGTTCGCTTCTTACAATGGAGAGAACACACATGAGCAGGAGCAATCCTTCTTTGACCGTGTGAAACGTGCATTCCGCGGGGACTGA